The nucleotide window ATTAAGAGTACTTACTACTTCCAGACAGGTGGGAGCTTCTTGGTCTTCTTGTAGTAACGAGCAAGACGGTGGATTCTGCTCTCCACGAGAATCAACCTGAACTTGGAATCCTTGTCTTTCCTGTTCCTCTCAAGATGCTTGCGGATAGCAACTGCTTTCTTGATCAGGTGATACAAATCCTCTGGGATCTCAGGAGCAAGACCTTCAAGAAAATTAAAAGACAAACTCTTAGTTACCTTGAATGTTACGTTATTCAAATAACAGACTCTGGAGAGATAGAAAAGTACCATGAGCTTTCAAGATTCTCAAGATCTTGTTTCCGGTTACACTCTTCACTTGTGGGATACCGTGAGAGTCACGAAGAATGACACCAATCTGAGATGGAGTCAAACCCTTCTTCGCAAACTTGCAGATTGACTCATCAACCTATTAAAAGTAAACACATTCCACTCAAAGCAGTATCAAGCAAAACCTCGCGTGGGAAGAGAACAGTAAACACATTACTATTAACGAGTTAATAACTtcatattagattttttttctaaggTTAGTGAATCTCTTCAATGTTCATCAATGGATTTGCACTATCACATTACTTCTACTACACGCATCCTAAATGTAGATGATACTAATCTTCAAAAGTTCACAACATTTCAAACAGATCGAAATATGAAATGCAAACAGAAACATATCGAATCTTACATCCTGAGAGGTTGTCTTGAGCCAACTTGGAGGTGATCGCTTGTACGGCAAAGCAGAAGCTGAGATTCCCTTACTACAGAACACAAAAAAAACAGTTACGAAGAATGTAAGAGAACCATTTTTCAAACAATGCTCGGTCGAATAAAATGAAGAAACAAGCTGACGAACCCTTTAGAGTGGAGTCGGCCCATGACGACGGCGGTGGACGGAGTGTACTTTCTCTGAAGATGGTTCTTCCTCGGTTTTTTTCCGGCGGCGACTGGGGTAAAGAGTAACAAAAACCCTAGTTGCTAATATATAAGTAGTCTCTTAAGGTCTTTGCTACATATCTCAGGCCTTTTACAAGCCCATTAAGAAGTAAGCCTTCTAAAACAGGCCTATTAAGCCCCCAAGAAAAC belongs to Brassica rapa cultivar Chiifu-401-42 chromosome A07, CAAS_Brap_v3.01, whole genome shotgun sequence and includes:
- the LOC103830271 gene encoding 40S ribosomal protein S13-2; the protein is MGRLHSKGKGISASALPYKRSPPSWLKTTSQDVDESICKFAKKGLTPSQIGVILRDSHGIPQVKSVTGNKILRILKAHGLAPEIPEDLYHLIKKAVAIRKHLERNRKDKDSKFRLILVESRIHRLARYYKKTKKLPPVWKYESTTASTLVA